The sequence below is a genomic window from Salicibibacter cibarius.
CAAAGATGATGCGATTGAAGTAGAAGGCACAGTTATCGAGCCTTTGCCAAACGCCATGTTCAGAGTGGAACTGGAGAATGGTCATCGAATACTCGCGCATGTTTCCGGCAAGATCCGCATGCACTTTATCCGTATTTTACCCGGTGATAAGGTTACTGTGGAACTTTCCCCATATGACCTTTCCCGTGGTCGAATTACGTATCGATACAAATAACAATCGCAGGTTATCGATCACGAAGGAGGGAAAG
It includes:
- the infA gene encoding translation initiation factor IF-1; this encodes MAKDDAIEVEGTVIEPLPNAMFRVELENGHRILAHVSGKIRMHFIRILPGDKVTVELSPYDLSRGRITYRYK